From the Raphanus sativus cultivar WK10039 unplaced genomic scaffold, ASM80110v3 Scaffold0480, whole genome shotgun sequence genome, the window tctgtggtctcctccacaatctcaggaccaatcatgctgcgctcccccacttgggtccagcataatggtgtcctgcatggccgcccatacaaagcctcatatggtgacataccaatgcttgtatggaagctattgttgtaagcaaactctaccaaaggcaagtgcttctcccaggtcTCTCCCCAGTCCAAAACACAAGCCCTTAGCATATCCTCCAATGTCTGAATCGTCCTCTCTGACTGGCCATCAGTCTGAGGATGATAAGCTGTACTCATGTGCACTCTTGTGCCTAAGGCCTTTTGGAAAGCTTGCCAAAAGTAAGATGTGAACCTCGGATCTCTATCCGACACAATGCTTGCAGGTACACCATGAAACCTCactatttcattgatgtaaatctgcacaatctcatccacaccatcccccttcttgattgccaagaagtgagccgacttggttagcctatcgaccaccacccaaacagcatccttcttgtttctggtcgTAGGGAaccagtcacaaaatccatggtgatgtgatcccacttccattccgGAATGGGTAAACTTTGGAGTAGTCCACTGGGCACTTGGTGCTCCGCCTTGACCAATTGGCAAATGGGACACtttgccacccactcggccacatcagtcttcatgcgcacccagtggtaatacctcttcaaatctctgtacatcttgttcagtccaggatgtactgagaacttagatctatgagcttgcctcataatctcttccttgagTTCCTTATTGTTAGGAACACTTATCCTCCCATTAACcaagatggtaccattgcttgtggtttggtactcagtcttgtcattgagAGCAACCTTTTGAAGGTTCTCATCCAGCTTCTGAGCTGCACAAATCCTGGTAAGGAGATCGGCCTGATCCACTGCCTCTAACCCCAATGGCTCATCAGCACTAGCCAGTGTGTTAAGGttgagtgaccggaccatcccttccaatatgTCAGCCTCCTTTTCAGCTGAGACCTCAGCCCTTCTCCGGCTCAAAGCATCAGCCactaagttggccttccctggatagtaagttatgtccagatcataatctgccacaaactccatccacctcctttgccttaagttcaactcaggctgagtgaagatatacttcagactcttatggtctgtaagtatctgaaccttggcaccataaagatatgatctccaaatcttcagggCAAACACCACAGCTGCCATCTCTAGGTCATGTGTGGGGTAattaccctcatgcttcctcaatTGCCTTGAGGCGTAtgcaatgaccttcccatgttgggtcagtacacatcctaatccagtaatggaggcgtctgtgtacaccacatatggttggtcctcctcaggcAGGACAAGGACTGGTGCACTAGTAAGCATGTCCTTAAGCGCAGAGAAGCTTCTCTCACACTCCTCAGACCAtacaaacttaacatcctttcctgtcaactgagtcataggctgtgccaagctagcaaagcccttcacaaacttcctgtagtagccggccagccctaagaagcttctgacttctgtggcattcttaggctgaggccatgcctttatggccactaccttctctggatcaacagacacaccttcacttgacacaatgtgtccaaggaagccaatgctcttctgccagaagctacacttgcttaacttagcaaagagctgctgctctctcaacCTCCCCAGCACAGCCCGGAGATGCCTTTCATGATCCTCCTTGCTCTTGGAGTATACAAGTATGTCAtctataaagatgattacaaattcatccaagaagtctcggaaggtaccattcatcatcttcatgaatgctgctggtgcattggtcagaccaaatggcataaccacaaactcatagtggccatacctggttctgaatgcagtcttctttatatcacttggttcaattgggatctgatgataccctgaagccaagtcaatcttagagaaccactttgctcccttaagctgatccaacagctcatctatccgaggcaatgggtacttattcttgatagtaaccctattcagccctcgatagtcaatacacagcctaaagctaccatccttcttcttcacaaagaggactggtgctccccaaggcgacacactagggcgtatgaaacccttatccaacaactcctctagttgtttctttagctcggccatctcagcaggagccatgcggtagggactttttgacattggggccgtccctggttccagttctattatgaatgggtctgacctatcagggggaatgccctgtggagacctaaacacatcctcaaactcactgaccagcggaatcccgtccgggttaccacccccaacaacctccttagtggtgattgtggcaatataagcctcacaaccccgctcaagcatcctttccgcttggactgctgataccactaagcatccagaggttggacgaataccttggaacctgatcgggggtccacacccactctcaaacagcaccctcccccggtgacagtctaaggtggcccgattctttccaagccagtccatacccaagatcacctcatgattcttgagttggaccacaacaagatccacaggcattaccctgtcctggatcaccactgggatatccttcactcgtcctaatgagggcatcaattggcctccagccgcactcactaggccaggatcatcccctgtcccaatctggaacaaaccctttccgaccaaacatggactcacaaaactatgtgtagctccagtgtcgaaaagtacatgtgttttcacaccaccaatacttagggtccctacaggaaacccaatctaagcatctaatccattctaggttccataccatgcatttctaaaaatttaaaaagaataagatcagatcattaccagtgatcgccatgaaaggcttggcctcatcagtgtccttagacaactcatagacccttggtgcagaagtctggccacggcttggttccggcttgctaacctcagacctcatcctgcctgatccagcctgaagcttaggacagtcctttcggaagtgtccggccttcccacactggaagcaagtcctagagtcaccaccagccgcttgaccacgactctgatctggtccaggacagtcccggactgagtggtccatcttgccacaccttgtgcaagctcccatagctctccagcactcaccaccatggcgccttccacacttttggcactccggccttccacctgaggtcttaccctcatcacttgaatctctcttcctcttccggtcaccagcaTGACCAGTACCACTTGCCTGACTCCTACTCTTGAGTCTGGCCTCttcagcaaggttagtctccagcattgccatacgctccaccaactcagagacagtacggaaggtacggactgagcagtaggtccggagctcgaccctaaggcctcttatgaacctgcggacctgaactttctcatcctccaactccttacccacatacttcctgagccggttgaactcctcttcatactccctgactgacctacgcccttgggtcaaatccaagaacttggcctccaaacgatcccatgcttcagctgggaagtacttgtggttgaactcaacctcaaagtcagagaacttctcaatagaaccattggtgcgcttgtccacagacagccaccagttgtgtgcatctccctccaggaagtgcactgctatgtctctctggtactcctcagggcaccttgtagacttgaagttccgggccagcctgtccctccattcatccgcctccatagggtcagcacttccagcaaaatgctttgtccctaggcgagatatgtgctctagcaccttcaggtaatccaccttaccagatcttctagctggcggatcaagttcaatcacctcatcaactggtgcaacttgtccagcagctcctggtaccaccacctgaacttgtggagcttgccccacggatgaattcaccaatggagtgattacttgggtcatagccagcatctgactacccatgagCCTGATTGCATCAAGCACCTCTTTCATGGTAGGTTCCACCAGCTGGTTTCCTTGGTTAGCTCCACCATTGGCTGCACCAATGCCTCGGCCGCCTTGATCACCAGCATGTGAGGACTCTCCCTCAGCCTCCATGTCATCTTGTAGCTGCCttgcagcttcctcagcttGCTCTTGCAGCTGTCTAGCTAGTTCAGCTTGCTCCAGCTGCTGCCTAGTCTCTTCAGCCGCCTTTTGCTGCTGTTCCACTAGACCTCCATGAACCTCAGTCGGAATGATCCGAGCCAAAGGCAATCCAGTTGTACTGTCCACACCAATGCTTGGGTTAGGCAGCACCACACTTGGATTGGCTCCATCCGCGCCACCTTGGCCAGATGCTCCAGCTCCATCCTTAGTCCTCTTGGACTTGCTCCGACTCTTACCACCCTTAGGAACAtcaaaacaacacacaagatcaatGTTAGTAACTCTTAACCAATGATCTATCAACCAGTTCCTAAGACAAAATAAATCAAGCCCTATACTGTGAGActccagccggatgtgtgatgatcaaaccataacccccaagtcctagaatcaagcatgctctgataccaacttgtaagacccgaacctggatcctaagacccaactgatccgcggccttaacctaatcatctaagtgcaattggccggttaATGTCCCaatatttctaagtcattttcaagtgatctgaggttcatattcaactcataagcaatgcggaagctaagataaacattcattttattaatataaaccatgtgatccatacaatgtagtaatatcaatcagtttgcacaataggctatcataagttcaatactatctaaacacacatcacacatccatccttggcttgagtcttcacagctccttggctttcccacgatcctgaccagatcctgcaatcatataaagtacatcaaatacacaatcaaaccgatatcctagcaacaagtctagcaatgcatggttaagtcccttagaactagtttctgtcccaaaccttgacccactcggataggtctctaaaaattatgcaaacaccatgataaatcatgataattcacaactaagagaatggtcaagtcagaatccacagaacaggtccggatcataccgatctcaccctagacccgcccccatggccataacttaccatctctaaatcagtgatataaaattatcctttcatcatgataattcatgaaaaatcccaattaagagatatatgaagtcagaatccccaaacctcaaccggaagtaggagatccaaccttacatgcccaaccaaggccatggagagatttcacGGAACACTCCATGCCCTGAGGGTCCGaccatgagtttaaacccacggacaacatcaatatatattataaaagagatagaatggaagagaagggagaacggatgcaaccaacatcacttggtccatgcggaccatccatccggacacacggatcatggcgatggtaagtggttagcatcactaaccttaggagtggccgatgatgggttctgatccttcccactagccttctcggttcctcttgtatccatcttcacacggttccttcccacaactcttccttggtcgccggtcaagaacaattcaccaccacactcacacggccaacaagtaaaaccgccggtctctttctctcttggattctctggcaattttggcagagtttccccacTTTGTCTGATGATGaatatcgatgcccaaggtctatatttatagacaaaggcGTGGGTAACTGTTTTTGGGCGAATGGGCGCGAGTGAATGGCCGAATGGGCACATGTGGGAATCACCGCATCCCTTCGGCCCAACCGCCcctcaactgcctctcaactgctcccatGCATCGATCTTCACCCTCTGGCacattgccaagtgcctggctgcaccaccaaacacccctggtcccatccggaccgcaccacatcccaccggaccataaccgctcatggtccggtcacaccatctcaactcctaacactcctccaagctgagatgagctgaccactactgtcaccagctgagtgagctagcactccagctactggagctgaccagaactcttgtgagctactgtgagctccctcacacttcttcttagctgcccgagcttgtttcacactccggccagctgtctaaacccttgtccagcttccataagcttgaaccttccttgccttggttaagtctcagcCTCTGATACCCTTAACCAACTTCCCCGGACCATGATACACTTTGCCATAGGTCAtttgacctgatttggtgcatctccttgcaccatggtccatccggccgatcctatctaggatcggggacatgacatgGTCGAGGCCGGtatatcctaccatcgaaagttgatagggcagaaatttgaatgatgcgtcgccagcacaaaggccatgcgatccgtcgagttatcatgaatcatcagagcaacgggcagagcccgcgtcgaccttttatctaataaatgcatcccttccagaagtcggggtttgttgcacgtattagctctagaattactacggttatccgagtagtagttaccatcaaacaaactataactgatttaatgagccattcgcagtttcacagtctgaattcgttcatacttacacatgcatggcttaatctttgagacaagcatatgactactggcaggatcaaccaggtagcattcataaatcacggcaagaccacatcatatccccgcaaacacaaggaaagggggaacagacgtggacttgaccgtcatcttttgtccggagacaaacgtgcttagcaggacaagaattgcttcgagtcaccgccataacgtttccgcaaccgagatctcagccaacaccttattcacctttgcgaacaatgcatatatcatgcaaagacgagaggatcacaagtgccggcttttgtgttcacgatttccccaacgaaggagaagccgcgaacaatattttaagcaaagcttagcaattcctttctgataggtacgcaacacaggccccggatcaagtcaacgagcataaatatgctcgtgaaccaactgagaaggatagttggtctgtagttggctgcgcgagcagggagcctacaaacactagctatccaattaccactcatgcaccgaacgttcaattgccccactcacatcaatctatccaaacactcttccgatgtaatcagaagagccgatggaagacggatgaaaccaaggcaagtccgtcaaagcgcgaaaatttcatatcaggggcaaaatcgtccaccggaaaagttgccggaaaagttgccggaaaagtcatccagacagtccggccatcgtaccgcatcagtccgtgctgcaccaagcactcggacattcccatacccactcggacatcccaccccctgggtagcctcagaagagtgcctaccccctatataacacttaagctttttttcagtctttcaccagtagacattgattctgttccgggagtatttttgatgtaaaaaaaaaaatacttcgaatttgaatctgattttttgcatgcttcatatacatggttagagctattttctggcaaattttcataattttcttttgcctctaaccatgtcttttgcatgctacaagtgtctggtccttgtggtcttaacggacgtctattgcaacttttgattaacacttgacatcttaaactctttattggtgtatttgtgatgtttcctttcagaaaatttctttcaaaaattttttttttgaaaattttgacttcttgagttttcgtGGGTGATCAAGACAGTCtgtggacgttcacgacagtctgcggagtattttcacaccctgactgtcccatcagtacacccagccgtgggtgatcagtgggtgatcagtacatgagttttttttttttttttttgccttcacggacgttcacgacagtctgcggggtattttcacaccctgactgtcccatcagtacacccagccgtgggtgatcagtgggtgatcagtacatgagttttttttttttttttttgccttcacggacgttcacgacagtctacggagtattttcacaccctgactgtcccatcagtacacccagccgtgggtgatcagtgggtgatcagtacatgagatttttttttttttttttccttcacggacgttcacgacagtctacggagtattttcacaccctgactgtcccatcagtacacccagccgtgggtgatcagtgggtgatcagtacatgagtttttttttttttttttttgccttcacggacgttcacgacagtctgcggggtattttcacaccctgactgtcccatcagtacacccagccgtgggtgatcagtgggtgatcagtacatgagattttttttttttttttccttcacggacgttcaggacagtctacggggtattttcacaccctgactgtcccatcagtacacccagccgtgggtgatcagtgggtgatcagtacatgagtttttttttttttttttttgccttcacggacgttcacgacagtctgcggggtattttcacaccctgactgtcccatcagtacacccagccgtgggtgatcagtgggtgatcagtacatgagatttttttttttttttccttcacggacgttcacgacagtctacggggtattttcacaacctgactgtcccatcagtacacccagccgtgggtgatcagtgggtgatcagtacatgagattttttttttttttttgccttcacggatgttcacgacagtctgcggggtattttcacaccctgaatgtcccatcagtacacccagccgtgggcatcagtatgtgagtctggtccatgaattttttttcttcctggTTGATTCAggactatctgtttgctagagttttcatagactgtccgtctgttggatcgataaaccagtctttttgctggattgaattcttcccggatgaagtactgttagtagtactgatgactcgtgggctagatatcttcaagtctggacagtctttgaatccttctggtatttccaaggattgtccatgtactacagtgctgatggttcgagttttcgtggactagagtcaagcatggtcagtcccttggctggataaaatcatttttctcgttaagtacgaaagatcatactgaaattttggtgcgagagtgattttcaccaagtaaaaaactggaacctcgcacaacattttcttataaacttagaattttttttgggttttttgtttttgacgttttggggaggcacaatgaatggaaaaggggggagggtcgaatcttagcgacaaagggctgaatctcagtggatcgtggcagcaaggccactctgccacttacaataccccgtcgcgtatttaagtcgtctgcaaaggattctacccgccgctcggtggtaattataattcaaggcggtccgaacggcgcttccaccgaacggacttagccaacgacacgtgcctttgggagccgaagctcctactgagggtcggcaatcgggcggcgggcgcatgcgtcgcttctagcccggattctgacttagaggcgttcagtcataatccagcgcacggtagcttcgcgccactggcttttcaaccaagcgcgatgaccaattgtgcgaatcaacggttcctctcgtactaggttgaattactatcgcgacgcgggcatcagtagggtaaaactaacctgtctcacgacggtctaaacccagctcacgttccctattggtgggtgaacaatccaacacttggtgaattctgcttcacaatgataggaagagccgacatcgaaggatcaaaaagcaacgtcgctatgaacgcttggctgccacaagccagttatccctgtggtaacttttctgacacctctagcttcaaattccgaaggtctaaaggatcgataggccacgctttcacggttcgtattcgtactgaaaatcagaatcaaacgagcttttacccttttgttccacacgagatttctgttctcgttgagctcatcttaggacacctgcgttatcttttaacagatgtgccgccccagccaaactccccacctgacaatgtcctccgcccggatcgacctgccgaagcaagtcttggatctaaaaaaaggggttgttaccccgcttccggttcacggagtaagtaaaataacgttaaaagtagtggtatttcacttgtgccggagctcccacttattctacacctctcaagtcatttcacaaagtcggactagagtcaagctcaacagggtcttctttccccgctgattctgccaagccc encodes:
- the LOC130502277 gene encoding uncharacterized protein LOC130502277 produces the protein NWLIDHWLRVTNIDLVCCFDVPKGGKSRSKSKRTKDGAGASGQGGADGANPSVVLPNPSIGVDSTTGLPLARIIPTEVHGGLVEQQQKAAEETRQQLEQAELARQLQEQAEEAARQLQDDMEAEGESSHAGDQGGRGIGAANGGANQGNQLVEPTMKEVLDAIRLMGSQMLAMTQVITPLVNSSVGQAPQVQVVVPGAAGQVAPVDEVIELDPPARRSGKVDYLKVLEHISRLGTKHFAGSADPMEADEWRDRLARNFKSTRCPEEYQRDIAVHFLEGDAHNWWLSVDKRTNGSIEKFSDFEVEFNHKYFPAEAWDRLEAKFLDLTQGRRSVREYEEEFNRLRKYVGKELEDEKVQVRRFIRGLRVELRTYCSVRTFRTVSELVERMAMLETNLAEEARLKSRSQASGTGHAGDRKRKRDSSDEGKTSGGRPECQKCGRRHGGECWRAMGACTRCGKMDHSVRDCPGPDQSRGQAAGGDSRTCFQCGKAGHFRKDCPKLQAGSGRMRSEVSKPEPSRGQTSAPRVYELSKDTDEAKPFMAITGNDLILFFLNF